The DNA sequence CAGCGCCTCGTCGCCGCGCAGCTCAGGCATGACGCGCGAGAGCTCCCGCCGCACCCAGCCGGGCAGCTCCACCCCGGCTGCCGCCGCCAGCCGCGCGCGGGCATTGTGAACGGTGCCCGCGTACGGCACCTCCCGCCCACCGGGGTAGCCGGGCAGATACAGCGCGGGACCCTTACTCGCCACGAAGTCCCGCACGAGCCGGGTCTTGCCCTCGCCCGCCTCGCCAGTCACGTAGATCAGCTTCCGAGCAGCCCAGGCGTCTTCCAACGCCGCCCAGGCGTCCTCGCGACCGACGAGCGTCGGCGGACGCAGTACCCGCAGGGGAAGTCGCCCGGTCGGTGTGGCCGGAGCTTCAGGCAGCGTGCCCCGGTCGATGGCCCGCGCGAGGCGGCGCGTTTCTGGGGAAGGACCGGCGTCCAGTTCACGCCGCAGAACCTCCTGACAGCGGTGGTACGCGCGCAGGGCAGAGGCGCGGTCGCCGTTGCGGTAATGCAGCCGCATCAGGGCACGGTGGGCCTCCTCGGAGAGGGGGTCAGCGTCCAGCCACTCCCGCGCGCGCGCGAGCGCGTCGGTCCAGGCCCCGGCCTGTTCATGCCGCCCGATGGCGGTGAGGTGCGCCTGGGCGCGCCGGGCACCGAGCCGCTCGCGCCACGCCAGCAACCACTCCAGCAGGTCCGGGCAATCGTCGAAATCTACGCCGTCCAGCAGCGTACCCGGGGGAGCGGCGCTGGGGTCGTCACCCAGCAGGTCTTGCGCGTCCACCGCCAGGTTCGGCGTCAACTCCAGCCCGTCACCCCCCTGCACGAGCGGCCCACCCGCCACCTCGCGCAGGCGCCGCAGGACGTGCACGAGGTTGTTGCGCGCGGCGCTTCCCTCCGTGCCGGGCCACAGCAACTCCGACAGGGCGGCCCTGGGTGTCCGGCCCTCCAGGGCGAGGTAGGCGAGGAGCCCGGCAGCCTTGCGCTCCAGGGGTACGGCGCCGCCGGGCGAAATGAGGCGGGGCGGTCCGAGCACCTCCAGCCGCC is a window from the Deinococcus hopiensis KR-140 genome containing:
- a CDS encoding BTAD domain-containing putative transcriptional regulator, which translates into the protein MPEYGSAWRLEVLGPPRLISPGGAVPLERKAAGLLAYLALEGRTPRAALSELLWPGTEGSAARNNLVHVLRRLREVAGGPLVQGGDGLELTPNLAVDAQDLLGDDPSAAPPGTLLDGVDFDDCPDLLEWLLAWRERLGARRAQAHLTAIGRHEQAGAWTDALARAREWLDADPLSEEAHRALMRLHYRNGDRASALRAYHRCQEVLRRELDAGPSPETRRLARAIDRGTLPEAPATPTGRLPLRVLRPPTLVGREDAWAALEDAWAARKLIYVTGEAGEGKTRLVRDFVASKGPALYLPGYPGGREVPYAGTVHNARARLAAAAGVELPGWVRRELSRVMPELRGDEALPPLIEEEDRLKFFAAYREMVRLTSAGFAAVVNDDTHQYDQATVELGAFTLSQARLGSTNDVPRHISVYRRGELSAGALAVVDHLVQSGAAVRVELGPLGEDALGALLRDLELPESVAETVQWLRLTGGNPQFVLEAAKHVLQRRPFEAGAVLKGLPEHISSVIERRLTGLSPSAVQVARAAAALHSDFSPELVTEVLGTTLLDTAVAWEELEAAQVMTGERFSHDLVLEAVFASTPPAVRRVLHRASARALTGYAVHPARVAQHWLDGDDPRQAASWLMRAGEEAFGTSRLQEAGEYYEAARQAYEAAGDTEQAWAARQARERLGHFGGPRPIT